A DNA window from Hordeum vulgare subsp. vulgare chromosome 1H, MorexV3_pseudomolecules_assembly, whole genome shotgun sequence contains the following coding sequences:
- the LOC123418898 gene encoding glycosyltransferase BC10-like, with translation MSANKNHKQQQRAVAQMVVAAAMATPCPTKPLFVALGFALGIVATLSLMGSTGSSALPGAALELFFPSHPVNVSTEVRPRQPPRPVQVQPQAAPAVSASSPPPVPVADAGISRHAALTVQPQAAPATGVSSPPSPPVVADAASDKKRAALHENASTAEEEGGRRPVVDDDDDARLMALASAAPRAVRVGGGGAPKVAFLFLAKWDLPMAPLWERFFEGHRGLYSVYVHTHPAFNASAAASDDSGSAFHRRHIPSKEVKWGHISMVEAERRLLAHALLDHSNARFILLSESHVPLFDFPTVYSYIINSTKVYMESYDEPGGTGRGRYKRGMAPTITPWQWRKGSQWFDLDRALAVDVVADDVYFPVFRKFCKRNCYTDEHYLPTFLHIRHPEAAAGRTVTWVDWSHGGPHPSRFTRMEVTVDFLRWLRGGTTCEYNGRTTTVCFLFARKFLPNSLTRFLRFAPKVMGFG, from the exons ATGAGCGCAAACAAGAACCATAAGCAGCAGCAGCGTGCCGTGGCGCAGATGGTGGTGGCGGCTGCCATGGCGACCCCGTGCCCCACCAAGCCCCTCTTCGTCGCCCTCGGCTTCGCGCTTGGCATCGTGGCGACCCTGTCCCTGATGGGCTCCACGGGGTCTTCGGCTCTGCCAGGTGCCGCCCTCGAGCTCTTCTTCCCGTCGCACCCCGTCAACGTGTCCACCGAGGTGCGGCCCCGGCAGCCACCGCGGCCGGTGCAAGTGCAGCCACAGGCGGCACCGGCAGTCAGCGCCTCGTCTCCGCCACCGGTGCCCGTGGCCGACGCAGGCATTAGTAGGCATGCGGCTCTGACGGTACAACCACAGGCGGCACCAGCAACCGGCGTCTCgtctccgccgtcgccgccggtGGTGGCTGATGCCGCCAGCGACAAGAAGCGTGCGGCTCTGCATGAGAATGCGAGCACTGCCGAGGAGGAGGGTGGACGGAGGCCTgtggtcgacgacgacgacgacgcccggCTGATGGCGCTGGCGTCGGCGGCGCCGAGGGCGGTGCGCGTGGGGGGCGGGGGCGCGCCCAAGGTAGCGTTCCTGTTCCTGGCCAAGTGGGACCTGCCGATGGCGCCGCTGTGGGAGCGCTTCTTCGAGGGCCATCGCGGGCTCTACTCCGTCTACGTCCACACCCACCCGGCATTCaacgcctccgccgccgcctcggaCGACAGTGGCTCCGCCTTCCACCGCCGGCACATCCCCAGCAAG GAGGTAAAATGGGGCCACATAAGCATGGTGGAAGCTGAACGGCGTCTCCTGGCTCACGCGTTGCTGGACCACTCTAACGCCCGCTTCATCCTCCTATCGGAGTCGCACGTCCCGCTCTTCGACTTCCCCACCGTCTACTCCTACATCATCAACTCCACCAAGGTGTACATGGAGTCCTACGACGAGCCGGGTGGGACGGGTCGGGGCCGGTACAAGCGCGGCATGGCACCCACCATCACCCCTTGGCAGTGGCGTAAGGGCTCACAGTGGTTCGACCTGGATCGTGCGCTTGCCGTTGATGTTGTTGCCGATGATGTATACTTCCCGGTCTTCAGAAAGTTCTGCAAGCGCAACTGCTACACCGACGAGCATTACttgccgacattccttcacatcCGGCACCCTGAGGCAGCCGCCGGACGAACTGTAACGTGGGTTGACTGGTCCCATGGCGGGCCCCATCCGTCGAGGTTCACGAGGATGGAGGTCACGGTGGACTTCCTACGGTGGCTCAGAGGCGGGACGACGTGCGAGTATAATGGGAGGACCACCACCGTCTGCTTCCTGTTCGCGAGGAAGTTCCTGCCTAACTCACTCACCCGCTTCTTGAGATTCGCGCCGAAGGTGATGGGCTTTGGCTGA